The Aquila chrysaetos chrysaetos chromosome 6, bAquChr1.4, whole genome shotgun sequence genome window below encodes:
- the ATG9A gene encoding autophagy-related protein 9A, producing the protein MAHFETQYQRLESSSTESPPGGGDLLVHVPEGAKSPWHHIENLDLFFSRVYNLHQKNGFTCMLIGEIFELMQFIFVVAFTTFLISCVDYDILFANKAVNHSQHPSEPIKVTLPDAFLPPNVCSARIQANSFLICILVIAGVFWIHRLVKFIYNICCYWEIHSFYINALKIPMSTLPYYTWQEVQARIVQIQKEHQICIHKKELTELDIYHRILRFKNYMVAMVNKSLLPIRFRLPLLGDTVFYTRGLKYNFELIFFWGPGSLFENEWSLKAEYKRAGNRLELAEKLSTRILWIGIANFLLCPLILIWQILYAFFSYTEILKREPGSLGARCWSLYGRCYLRHFNELDHELHSRLSKGYKPASKYMNCFISPLLTIVAKNVAFFAGSILAVLIALTIYDEDVLAVEHVLTTVTLLGVGITVCRSFIPDQHLVFCPEQLLRVILAHIHYMPDHWQGNAHRYETRDEFAQLFQYKAVFILEELLSPIITPLILIVCLRPKSLDIVDFFRNFTVEVVGVGDTCSFAQMDVRQHGHPAWMSAGKTEASIYQQAEDGKTELSLMHFAITNPKWQPPRESTAFIGFLKERVHRDSSVALAQQAVLPENALFSSIQSLQSESEPHSLIANVIAGSSALGFHMGRDGQVSRHLSEVASALRSFSPLQSAQQPPSGFQTVGRDGEGAQPRGASAMTASGADARTVSSGSSAWEGQLQSMILSEYASTEMSLHALYMHELHKQHAQLEPERHTWHRRESDESGESAHEELDAQRGAPVPIPRSASYPFSSPRQPAEETATLQTGFQRRYGGITDPGTVHRAPSHFSRLPLGGWAEDGQSARHPEPVPEESSEDELPPQIHKV; encoded by the exons ATGGCCCACTTCGAGACGCAGTACCAGCGCCTGGAGAGCTCCTCCACCGAGTCTCCCCCCGGTGGCGGCGACCTGCTCGTCCACGTCCCCGAGGGCGCCAAGT cTCCGTGGCATCACATCGAGAACCTGGACCTCTTCTTCTCTCGC GTCTATAACCTGCATCAGAAAAATGGCTTCACCTGCATGCTCATTGGAGAGATCTTTGAGCTCAT GCAGTTCATCTTTGTGGTGGCATTCACCACCTTTCTTATCAGCTGTGTTGATTATGACATCCTCTTTGCCAACAAAGCAGTAAATCACAGCCAGCATCCCAGTGAGCCCATTAAGGTGACTCTGCCAGATGCCTTCCTGCCTCCAAATGTCTGCAGTGCAAG AATCCAGGCAAACAGCTTCCTCATCTGCATCCTGGTGATAGCTGGGGTTTTCTGGATCCATCGACTCGTCAAATTTATCTACAACATTTGCTGCTACTGGGAGATTCACTCTTTCTACATCAATGCCCTCAAAATCCCGATG TCCACCCTGCCATACTACACCTGGCAGGAGGTGCAGGCCCGCATTGTGCAGATCCAGAAGGAGCACCAGATCTGCATCCACAAGAAGGAGCTGACGGAGCTGGACATCTACCACCGCATCCTCCGCTTCAAGAACTACATGGTGGCCATGGTGAACAAGTCGCTGCTGCCTATCCGTTTCCGCCTGCCCCTGCTGGGAGACACCGTCTTCTACACACGTGGGCTCAAGTACAACTTTGAGCTCATCTTCTTCTGGGGGCCTGGCTCCCTCTTTGAGAATGAGTGGAGCCTGAAGGCTGAGTACAAGCGGGCCGGGAACCGCCTGGAGCTGGCTGAGAAGCTCAGCACTCGCATCCTCTGGATTGGCATTGCTaacttcctcctctgccccctcATCCTCATCTGGCAGATCCTCTACGCCTTCTTCAGCTACACAGAGATCCTGAAACGGGAGCCAGGCAGCCTGGGTGCCCGCTGCTGGTCTCTCTACGGCCGCTGTTACCTCCGTCACTTCAATGAGCTGGACCACGAACTGCACTCACGCCTCAGCAAGGGGTACAAGCCAGCTTCCAAGTACATGAACTGCTTTATCTCCCCGCTCCTCACCATCGTGGCCAAGAACGTGGCCTTCTTTGCTGGCTCCATCCTGGCTGTGCTCATCGCTCTCACCATCTATGATGAGGATGTGCTGGCGGTCGAGCATGTCCTGACCACGGTCACCCTGCTCGGGGTGGGCATCACGGTGTGCAG GTCTTTCATCCCCGACCAGCACCTGGTGTTTTGCCCAGAGCAACTGCTGCGCGTCATCCTGGCGCACATCCACTACATGCCTGACCACTGGCAGGGCAATGCCCACCGCTACGAGACCAGGGACGAGTTTGCCCAGCTCTTCCAGTACAAAGCG GTCTTCATCCTGGAGGAGCTCCTGAGTCCCATCATCACGCCCCTGATCCTCATCGTCTGCCTGCGGCCCAAGTCCTTGGACATCGTTGACTTCTTCCGCAACTTCACCGTGGAGGTGGTGGGTGTGGGCGACACCTGCTCCTTTGCCCAGATGGACGTGCGCCAGCATGGCCACCCAGCG TGGATGTCAGCAGGAAAGACGGAGGCCTCCATTTACCAGCAGGCCGAGGACGGCAAGACGGAGCTGTCCCTCATGCACTTTGCCATCACCAACCCCAAGTGGCAGCCGCCCCGCGAGAGCACGGCCTTCATCGGCTTCCTGAAAGAGCGGGTGCACCGGGACAGCAGCGTGGCGCTGGCTCAGCAGGCTGTGCTCCCTGAAAACGCCCTATTTAGCTCCATCCAGTCCCTGCAGTCGGAGTCGGAG CCTCACAGCCTGATTGCCAATGTGATAGCGGGCTCCTCGGCACTGGGCTTCCACATGGGCCGGGACGGACAGGTCTCTCGCCATCTCTCCGAAGTGGCCTCGGCCCTGCGCTCCTTCTCCCCGCTCCAGTCTGCCCAGCAGCCTCCCAGTGGCTTCCAGACGGTGGGAAGAGATGGAGAGGGAGCCCAGCCTCGTGGTGCCAGTGCCATGACAGCTTCTGG TGCCGATGCGAGGACCGTGAGCTCGGGGAGCAGCGCCTGGGAGGGTCAGCTACAGAGCATGATCCTGTCGGAGTACGCCTCCACTGAGATGAGTCTCCATGCACTCTACATGCACGAG TTGCACAAGCAGCACGCCCAGCTGGAGCCTGAGCGGCACACTTGGCACCGTCGAGAGAGTGACGAGAGCGGGGAGAGTGCCCATGAGGAGCTGGACGCTCAGCGGGGTgcccccgtccccatccctcGCTCTGCCAGCTACCCCTTCTCCTCGCCACGGCAGCCTGCCGAGGAGACAGCCACGCTGCAGACCGGCTTCCAGCGGCGATATGGTGGCATCACAG ACCCGGGCACAGTGCACAGAGCCCCATCACACTTCTCTCGCCTCCCTCTGGGAGGCTGGGCTGAGGACGGGCAGTCAGCGAGACACCCAGAGCCCGTGCCAGAGGAGAGCTCAGAAGATGAGCTTCCACCACAGATCCACAAG GTATAG